From the Phyllostomus discolor isolate MPI-MPIP mPhyDis1 chromosome 7, mPhyDis1.pri.v3, whole genome shotgun sequence genome, one window contains:
- the LOC114501366 gene encoding peptidyl-prolyl cis-trans isomerase A-like, giving the protein MTAGNIQALSTGWKVFGYKDSCFHRIILGFMCQGCDFTHHNGTGSKSIYREKFDDENFILKYTGPGIFLSIANAGSNTNSSQLFICTAKTEWLDSKNVVFSQVEDGIDVIAMEHYGSKNGKNSKITINDCGQL; this is encoded by the coding sequence ATGACAGCAGGAAACATTCAAGCTCTGAGCACTGGGTGGAAAGTATTTGGTTATAAAGATTCCTGCTTTCATAGAATTATTCTGGGATTTATGTGCCAAGGTTGTGACTTCACACACCACAATGGCACAGGCAGCAAGTCTATCTACAGGGAGAAATTTGATGATGAGAATTTCATCCTGAAATACACAGGTCCTGGTATCTTCTTGTCCATAGCAAATGCTGGATCCAACACCAATAGTTCCCAGCTTTTCATCTGCACTGCCAAGACTGAATGGCTGGACAGCAAGAATGTGGTCTTCAGCCAGGTGGAAGATGGCATAGATGTGATAGCCATGGAGCACTACGGGTCCAAGAATGGCAAGAACAGCAAGATCACCATTAATGACTGTGGACAACTCTAA